Proteins encoded within one genomic window of Cucumis sativus cultivar 9930 chromosome 3, Cucumber_9930_V3, whole genome shotgun sequence:
- the LOC101204436 gene encoding protein STRUBBELIG-RECEPTOR FAMILY 2 has protein sequence MAQLLRPLQYFNVFVFLTILTSVVQCFTDPLDVVALLDLYSTLNYPTVLKGWRKDGGDPCDGTWTGVFCAGSSVINLTLNRLNISGNLGDQLYLLHNLKQLDASSNTIMGEIPCGLPPNIINMNLSHNALSGPIGNVFSGLQSLMEMDLSYNEFTGDLSSSFASLTNLNRLFLQKNKFTGPVSYLSDLPLTDLNIQDNYFSGIIPEHFMTIPNLWTAGNMFDLSNSPPWDFSVETTPLTQNNSNPPLTEPIIIEKCPYKEKIGKGRERLGPGGIAMVAGGGGFALIFAALFIAICKTQICAKQRSMKHIAMCLPVSKAEDGYSTAPDGSPHILSLSSPVVVGGLNRACPTCCARTERGYSRSFSERSSFPGKTKTYTVAELESATNMYSEENLLGEGSLGSVYKAEFPDGQILAVKRVDMVALSFTKEQYFLDVVCTVSRLRHPNIVSLLGYSVENGEHLLAYEYVRNLSLDDALHSVAHNPLSWSVRVQIAHGVAKALDYLHNAFFPPFAHCNLKAANIMLDEELMPKICDCGLSVLKPLVSNRVKIKAAQITIADTAYFAPEYGQYGIDYTKSDVYAFGVLFLELITGKKPNDLRPGMEQSLSRWASFQLHDCGNLDEIIDPDIKGTLSSKVLSRCADIITLCIQPVMERRPPMFAIVGYLASIQRKVEMEKCAAVEGKVVDIFEKSFRTTNTGFISSPSYSCSSI, from the exons ATGGCCCAGCTCCTCCGTCCTTTACAGTATTTCAATGTCTTTGTCTTCTTGACAATCCTGACTTCAGTCGTTCAGTGCTTTACTGACCCCCTCGATG TTGTAGCTCTTCTCGATCTGTATAGTACGCTAAACTACCCAACTGTGCTTAAAGGATGGAGAAAAGATGGTGGGGATCCTTGCGATGGAACGTGGACCGGGGTGTTTTGTGCTGGTTCATCTGTCATAAACCT TACACTTAATAGACTAAACATTTCTGGAAATCTTGGAGATCAGCTTTATCTTCTTCATAATTTGAAGCAACT GGATGCTAGTTCCAATACAATTATGGGTGAAATTCCTTGTGGCTTACCCCCGAATATCATTAATAT GAATCTAAGCCATAATGCCCTATCTGGCCCCATTGGGAATGTTTTTTCCGGCTTACAAAGTCTTATGGagat GGATCTGTCATACAACGAGTTCACTGGAGATTTATCAAGTTCATTTGCTTCTTTGACTAATCTCAATAGGCT GTTCTTGCAGAAAAACAAATTCACAGGACCAGTTTCCTACTTATCTGACCTTCCATTAACTGATTT GAACATCCAAGACAATTACTTTAGTGGCATTATTCCAGAGCATTTTATGACAATCCCAAATTTATG GACTGCGGGAAATATGTTCGATTTAAGTAACTCTCCACCCTGGGATTTTTCTGTGGAAACAACACCTTTGACACAAAACAATAGTAACCCTCCATTAACAGAACCAATCATCATTGAGAAATGTCCCTACAAGGAAAAGATTGGGAAAGGGAGGGAAAGATTGGGTCCCGGTGGAATAGCTATGGTGGCTGGTGGAGGTGGTTTTGCATTAATCTTTGCAGCTCTCTTCATTGCAATCTGCAAGACACAAATATGTGCAAAGCAAAGGAGCATGAAGCACATCGCCATGTGTCTTCCAGTCAGCAAAGCTGAAG ACGGTTATTCCACTGCACCAGATGGCAGCCCCCATATCTTGTCTCTCAGTTCTCCAGTCGTAGTTGGCGGTCTGAATCGTGCCTGTCCTACTTGTTGTGCTAGAACTGAGAGGGGATATAGCAGAAGTTTCTCTGAGAGATCCAGTTTCccaggaaaaacaaaaacttacaCTGTGGCAGAGCTTGAATCCGCAACTAACATGTACAGTGAAGAAAACCTTCTTGGAGAGGGATCTCTTGGTTCTGTCTATAAAGCTGAATTTCCTGATGGCCAA ATTTTGGCTGTGAAAAGGGTTGATATGGTGGCACTCTCTTTCACAAAAGAACAATATTTTTTGGATGTGGTCTGCACTGTTTCCCGTTTGAGGCACCCTAACATCGTTAGTCTTTTGGGATACAGTGTAGAGAATGGAGAGCATTTACTAGCGTATGAGTATGTCAGGAATCTGTCTCTTGACGATGCTCTACACAGTGTAGCACACAACCCTCTATCCTGGAGTGTTCGAGTCCAAATTGCTCATGGAGTTGCCAAGGCTTTGGA tTACTTGCATAATGCCTTTTTCCCACCATTTGCTCACTGCAATTTGAAGGCCGCCAACATCATGCTTGATGAAGAATTGATGCCAAAGATTTGTGACTGTGGTCTGTCTGTGTTGAAGCCTCTTGTAAGCAATAGAGTTAAAATCAAG GCTGCTCAAATTACTATTGCTGACACTGCCTACTTTGCACCTGAATATGGCCAATATGGGATTGATTATACCAAAAGTGATGTGTATGCATTTggagttttgtttttggagcTTATAACCGGAAAGAAACCGAATGA TTTGAGACCAGGGATGGAGCAATCTCTATCAAGATGGGCGTCATTTCAGCTTCACGACTGTGGGAATCTTGATGAGATTATTGATCCTGATATTAAAGGAACATTATCTTCCAAGGTTCTCTCTCGCTGTGCTGATATTATCACCCTTTGCATACAG CCTGTAATGGAACGTCGACCGCCTATGTTTGCCATTGTTGGATACCTGGCAAGTATTCAGAGGAAGGTCGAGATGGAAAAATGTGCAGCAGTGGAAGGTAAAGTAGTTGACATATTCGAAAAATCATTCCGTACAACTAACACAGGGTTCATAAGCTCGCCATCATATAGTTGCTCATCCA